The genomic region GCAGACATGCCAATCCTGACCAAGACTCGCGAAGACGCCACCATCAACACCGTGATGAGCAACAGCTTCGGCTTCGGTGGCACCAACGCCACGCTGGTACTGAAGCGCTGGCAGGGTAAGTAATCCCCCGCCTACGCCACACATAAAAACGCCCCGACTGGTTCGGGGCGTTTTTTTTTTGCGTCTGAAATAATTACTCGGGCATGGCAGAAAAACCTGTGGGAGCTGGCTTGCCTGCGATGGCGGAGTGTCAGGCAACACCCATGGTTGCTGTGCCGACGTCATCGCAGGCAAGCCAGCTCCCACAGGTTTTGCGCTGCTCAATCCATCAGGCTCGAACCATGACTTCGTGGCTCACGAACATGAAACATTCGTCATGAAACTCAACGACCTGCGACCGAATGTCGCGCGTTACACGGGCTGCAGCGCTTTTGCAGAATTCGCAAAAGTCCATTACCGAATTCAGTCGTTTACTTAGCCAGCTAACCAAACTTATAACAAAGGCCTGCACACGCCTTGCTGCAGATAACAGAGATTGGAGCTAGTAGATGACTGTAAAAGTAACTGAACGCGACGATTCACATATGTCCCATGAAGGCATCGCCGCCGGTATCCGCATCTGGGATGTACATCAACAAAACCTGCTGGTCGGGATGTTCCACTCCGAGACCGAAGCCCACCAATACAAGGCCGAACTGGAAACATTGGAGCAGCAACGCGAAGCGCGTTCTGCATAACCACCACATTGAAAACGACAAACCCCGCCATGAGCGGGGTTTGTCGTTGTTGCAGCCGCTAACGGCTTACCACATCAGATCGTCAGGAATCTGATAGGCCGCGTACGGATCGTCTTCGGTGCTGACTTCTTCTGTCTTCACATTCAGCTGCACGATGCGCTGTGGATCGCGCTCCTGAATCTTCAGGGCCGCTTCACGAGGGATCACTTCGTAACCGCCGGCGTGATGCACGATCGCCAGCGAACCGCTGCTGAGCTTGTTGCGCATCAGGGTGTTGACGGAGAGGCGCTTGACCTTCTTGTCGTCGACGAAATTGTAGTAGTCCTCGGTGTTCAGCTTGGGCAGGCGCGAGACTTCGATCAATTGCTTGACCTGGGCGGCGCGGGCCTTCTGCTCGGCCTTCTCCTGCTGCTGACGATTGAGCTCCTGGTCGCGCTTGACCTTCTCGGCCATGGCTTCCTGAGCGGCACGCTGCTGGGAGTCATCAAGTTCGATCTGGCCTTTGTGGGCCAGACGTTGCTGCTTCTGCTTCTCTTTGCCGACCTGTTTGGCCTGCTTTTGGTTGACCAGCCCTGCTTTGAGCAACTGGTCGCGAAGGGAAATGCTCATGGTGCTTATTTCTCAC from Pseudomonas sp. GGS8 harbors:
- a CDS encoding DUF2058 domain-containing protein, coding for MSISLRDQLLKAGLVNQKQAKQVGKEKQKQQRLAHKGQIELDDSQQRAAQEAMAEKVKRDQELNRQQQEKAEQKARAAQVKQLIEVSRLPKLNTEDYYNFVDDKKVKRLSVNTLMRNKLSSGSLAIVHHAGGYEVIPREAALKIQERDPQRIVQLNVKTEEVSTEDDPYAAYQIPDDLMW